A portion of the Candidatus Kapaibacterium sp. genome contains these proteins:
- a CDS encoding ATP-dependent Clp protease proteolytic subunit: MEIDIFGQITPWGDEDWGVSAKMIRKKLENHKEGEELTVYINSVGGSVFEGIAIYNLLAEKRPIIKIIGEASSIASVISCAGREVMIAETAMMLIHKPWTVVIGNADEMQKVAKDLEAIKDSIIAAYKTKTGMEAEDIDALMSEDRYMTATECLEYKLVDKIYSPTQDEVKKVILAKTQIYAMKHRNSKPITITGGNMDPKDAQITELNNKVVEFSSQITAIQSENETLKTTNSELMKTHDELSTQISTLNAQVATMQQQELVNQVRLDIERIKDKILPAENSEENKYELEQELIMLKTLSMDEKYRINGKTPYDKRIEEIASRKSLSSLEDPLPISAAVVNLSQVDFNTEEGREKTHEAILAIMKRDSIDDYNQALQILMKEIEKDA, translated from the coding sequence ATGGAAATTGATATTTTTGGACAAATAACACCTTGGGGAGATGAGGACTGGGGCGTATCTGCGAAGATGATACGTAAGAAATTAGAAAACCACAAGGAAGGTGAAGAACTTACAGTTTACATCAATTCTGTTGGTGGAAGTGTGTTCGAAGGCATCGCAATTTATAATTTATTGGCAGAAAAAAGACCAATTATAAAAATAATTGGTGAAGCAAGTTCAATAGCTTCTGTAATTTCGTGCGCCGGACGAGAAGTAATGATTGCAGAGACTGCTATGATGCTTATTCATAAGCCCTGGACAGTAGTAATCGGCAATGCTGATGAAATGCAAAAGGTTGCTAAAGACCTTGAGGCAATTAAAGATTCCATCATCGCTGCATACAAAACAAAAACTGGCATGGAAGCCGAAGATATTGATGCTTTGATGTCTGAAGACCGCTACATGACAGCTACCGAGTGTTTAGAATATAAACTTGTTGACAAAATCTACTCGCCAACACAGGACGAAGTCAAAAAAGTTATTCTTGCCAAAACACAAATTTACGCAATGAAACATCGCAACTCAAAACCAATAACAATAACTGGAGGAAACATGGACCCCAAAGATGCTCAAATTACTGAGCTAAACAACAAGGTTGTAGAATTCTCATCGCAAATAACTGCGATTCAATCAGAGAACGAGACCTTGAAAACGACCAATTCGGAATTGATGAAAACTCATGATGAGTTATCGACACAAATTTCGACATTGAACGCACAAGTAGCTACGATGCAACAGCAAGAACTTGTTAATCAAGTTAGACTTGACATCGAACGAATTAAGGACAAAATCCTTCCTGCTGAAAATTCAGAAGAAAACAAATACGAACTTGAGCAAGAGCTAATCATGCTCAAAACTTTGAGTATGGACGAAAAATATCGCATCAATGGCAAGACTCCGTACGACAAACGAATAGAAGAAATCGCATCTCGCAAAAGTTTGTCATCACTCGAAGACCCATTGCCGATTTCTGCGGCTGTTGTCAACTTATCTCAAGTTGATTTTAATACAGAAGAAGGTCGTGAGAAGACCCACGAAGCAATCTTGGCAATCATGAAGCGAGACAGCATTGACGATTACAACCAAGCATTACAAATTTTAATGAAGGAGATAGAGAAAGATGCCTAA
- a CDS encoding ParB N-terminal domain-containing protein codes for MDLEALKKSIIPFFNSKKLSEMNIPEYEVNNYLQYKVFPREILVKADWNYKNNNDFTSEKLTNNIKRIGQVENIQVRLLETGFYEVVNGNHRLDSNDAIGRKFIVAYDHGKISLAEAQRIAIETNETRFEHDPEKLARIMNDLKLTYDTGELDLTMPFDSKQIEELLKFDSSEIPLSDIIEDDYDEPLREKPKTQPGDLYELNNHRMLCGDSTSKDDVARLMNGEVAHMLHTDPPYNVQYAELNKKRSKTGKDWTDVYCTDWNDSMADVDYEEFVFKFLELAKLNMIEHAHYYVWHATSYIRTFLNAFEKLEIPIDKVPIIWVKQVAPLSWVRYKRKYEPCIFAGKGAVNGNGEGARWFGPNNENNIWEYNREDNRNYIHPTQKPVTLPARAIKNSSKENEIVLELFGGSGSTLIAAEQLVRRCFVMELSPAFVDNIVLRYFKYCEDNNIQCEVKLNGSLINKDYFNEVIEESVGLS; via the coding sequence ATGGATTTAGAAGCACTTAAAAAGAGTATTATTCCCTTTTTCAACTCAAAAAAGCTATCAGAAATGAATATTCCCGAGTATGAGGTGAATAACTATTTACAATATAAAGTTTTTCCGAGAGAAATACTCGTGAAAGCTGATTGGAACTACAAAAACAACAATGATTTTACAAGCGAAAAGCTAACAAATAACATAAAAAGAATTGGGCAAGTTGAAAATATTCAAGTCCGGTTACTCGAAACAGGATTTTATGAAGTTGTAAATGGTAATCATCGCTTAGACAGCAACGATGCCATAGGCAGGAAGTTCATTGTGGCTTACGACCACGGTAAAATATCACTCGCAGAAGCACAGCGTATTGCAATCGAAACTAATGAAACCAGATTCGAGCATGACCCGGAAAAACTCGCTCGGATTATGAATGATTTGAAACTAACTTACGATACAGGCGAGCTTGATTTAACAATGCCTTTCGATTCAAAGCAAATTGAAGAGTTGTTGAAATTTGATTCTTCAGAAATCCCATTATCTGATATCATCGAAGATGATTATGATGAACCACTCCGAGAAAAACCCAAAACTCAGCCCGGAGACTTGTATGAGTTGAACAATCACCGTATGCTTTGTGGTGACTCTACCTCAAAAGACGATGTAGCAAGATTGATGAATGGGGAAGTGGCTCATATGCTTCATACTGATCCCCCTTACAATGTGCAATATGCCGAACTCAATAAAAAACGCTCCAAGACCGGTAAAGATTGGACTGATGTTTACTGTACAGACTGGAATGATTCAATGGCAGATGTAGATTATGAAGAGTTTGTCTTTAAATTCCTTGAGCTTGCGAAACTAAATATGATTGAACACGCTCATTACTACGTCTGGCATGCTACTTCATACATTCGAACTTTCCTAAACGCTTTTGAGAAACTTGAAATTCCAATTGACAAAGTTCCAATCATTTGGGTTAAGCAAGTTGCGCCTCTCTCATGGGTTCGATATAAAAGAAAATACGAACCTTGCATATTTGCAGGCAAAGGCGCGGTAAATGGTAATGGGGAAGGGGCTCGTTGGTTTGGTCCCAATAATGAAAATAATATTTGGGAATATAATCGTGAAGACAATCGAAATTATATCCATCCAACCCAGAAACCTGTTACTCTGCCTGCAAGAGCTATCAAGAACAGCTCAAAAGAAAATGAAATTGTTCTCGAGTTATTTGGAGGCTCCGGCTCAACACTTATAGCTGCGGAACAACTTGTTAGAAGATGCTTTGTTATGGAATTATCTCCGGCATTTGTGGATAATATTGTCCTTCGATACTTCAAATATTGCGAAGATAATAATATACAATGCGAAGTGAAATTGAATGGAAGTTTAATAAATAAGGATTACTTCAATGAGGTCATCGAAGAAAGTGTTGGTTTATCCTGA